The following nucleotide sequence is from Nothobranchius furzeri strain GRZ-AD chromosome 11, NfurGRZ-RIMD1, whole genome shotgun sequence.
cagaacctgtgacactgtcaaaatggcggtggtggccacctcccattttggctcaaaaatttataattggagcctatggaaacacaTTGTCCAGTGTATGTCGATGGTGTGAACACTTCACGGCTGCAAAGCAACCCGAATGTGCAGAAGACAAGAGGTCACACAGTGGAGTCAGAACCAGGAAAGGTGGAGTTAGGATGTGAAGAGCTTCACTGTTCGCCCACAGAATCAGGATAACACTTGTCAAGTCTCCCATTTTGGGTTAGAAACAGTTTTAAAACCTGTAAACTATTCTACTTCTTATTCCCGCCGGTTTCCCGAATTATTATTCACCGAAAATGTTCCGGTATTAAGGTCATTCTCGCATGTGGGAAAAATCGGATTTGATGCACTTTtgcttgcagtgtgaacgtagcccaaGACTTACTTTAGTGTCATGATGTGATTACAATTAATTCTGGCCCTCCCAAAAACCTGCACATTTCTGCCATGACATCAATTTCTTACACTGAACATTGTCATATCCTCCTAAGACCCTGTGTCCACATATGAGAATATTGGTTTATTGCACTATATTTTATTCTCTTCAGCTTagacctttattattattatttagagaCAGTTGACACTTTTTTCATTTTCATTCTCTTTTTCTGAAGTTTGTCAAAACTGTTATTTAATTGTTTTCCCCTCAAATTAGCAATCATTACAAAaagataatataatataatataatataatagggATCAGTGTGGGATTATTTCTAATGAACgttactttgtttttgttttaaatctgAAGTACATGAAAACTTCTGTAATACattagaatttattttttaaattgagtCTTTTCATTGTCTACATGAATCAGGCCACATCCAATGACGAAGGGCTGAAAGATGATGAAAAGTCTTCATCCAGAGAGGAAAAGAAAGAAGAATGGAGAGAGAAGGCTGAAGAGGTGTGTCTGCTATGAGTTTTCTTCTGTTTGAGTTCAGTCAACACCTGCTTTTGTGTTTTCCCGTTCCAACGCTCTTAAGAATCAGTTTTTGAATAATGTTTTATGACACTGTGATCTTGTGTTTCTTTTTAAGAACAAAATCAAGAAGCCAAAGACGCTAAATCCTTTCATGCCTCGAGTCAAGGTAATATTCATGACAGTCACGTTATCCCTTCGTATTTGTGACATTTATCCACATCAACCTGATAACAGAAACCAGGAGGACCATGAAAATAATAAATCTTAAACAAACATTAGGTAGAGGAAACAGCCAGTAAATACATTTAATAACCAGTTGCTACTTACATCAGAATGTTAGTGCACGTTTTGTTTTTTCTGCATTCGTACAACATAACATCTTGATGATTTTTTGTAGTGTGTGGAACAGAAACACTGCTTGTGTAAAAAGAGACTGAACATGAAGCTTTGCCAGCATGAAATCCCCTAGCCCTTATGCAGTCTTAGGTTCATTAATATTCCATTAGCAAAAGCTATAGAGTATAGATCTGAAGTAGGGCtgagcaataaatcgaaaatttatcgttatagaaatttctgactcttatcgagatcgtttttcccatgtcaatgaatttgataataaaaaatgaaaagatgtgtgtaggttggcaatgttcatgtTCCTTTAAGAATCTGTTGTACGTAgtgcatgtgacagccccatctagtggacaacttttgcccctgcgcatacctgtagttatagtccatttatcgttatcaaggcgAAATCCATTATATATcgcgatattgattttaggccatattgtccagccctaatcTGAAGACAGTAAAACACAAACGTGATTTAAGTTAAACCTGTAAAATCATTCAGTAGATCCGTCTAACCTGTTTGGAAGCCACAGAGGTAGTTTTCCATTTTAGTTTAGTTCCAGCTGATGTGCCCTGTCATGTACTGATCAGGTGCTTATTTGCATACCTGTAATTCCAAACACATTCTGTCATGAACTAACAGCTCACTCCATCTGCTGAAGATGTTTCTTTCAGGTTTGTTTATCTTTGCAGGCTAAAATCATTCAGAGGCAGGCTCAGGATGGAGCTGCAGGAAAACCATCAGAGGTGAGGAGAATGAAAATCTGTGTATCTCAACAAGGATAGTTCTTTATTCTCTTCTTTCACATTTTTATTGAACTGAACCATCTGTTCCAGAATTTTTGAACTTTTTGTTTATAACGTCTTATTGGGGATCAAAACCTGTTTCAGTCACTCGACTCCTTCCCTCTTCCAACCTCCAACAACCCTTCCACCAGTCCATCTCCTGAGTGTCAGCTCAGCTCCCAGCAGATGCATTTGTTGTTGATGTCGTCTTGTTATGCCTTTATTGATGCCTTTACTAATGAAATCCACCCCCACATGTGTTCATTGGGCCCAAGCTTGCTTCTGTTTTAGCATATCCATTGAGGCAGTTGAATTTTTACTTCTGTAATCACATATTAGTATACAGACAAAATCCATTTTACTCACATTCTGTTTTCTGAGCACAAACTGTTCAAATAGTGAAATTTAAagaggcattatggaagtttgacagccaaaacatgtatagaaataaaaaaatttcttcttcatacattctcctgcgatgccctggtcctgtagaatgagccttggaatttttactgtgattgcctgtttttctgtaaaatcacagaaaagagagctgctctggtcgagcaggctgcttcatgcgcgttcacgctcaggcatagcccgtagcatttgctgtccgtagctttagcagcaaagAGAGAGGCAgttccactttgtcgctgttcctaacacttagtgacaaagctagctacatttctgaggacccttagctactttctgtataactttcttctagatatttcctgcaaattagcaacaaaatagccatttatgCTCCAAACCGTtccttgaacgttgtttcagctgtcatcaaggatataaatgttacagatacaaaagatgtcactggtgctttagctcacctaataAGAAGTCGGAATTTTGTGCAGAAGacgtgggttcgattctggatgtgaacatagtttattttgagtttcttttttacattatggtatatttttttacagtaagatgcccaaatttttgtttgagactcgccgaacggcattgaattcacagataaaaaatatgtgggttcaactttcattttggaacaatttttcaagagcatgcaggagactgacccatcttaaacctttgtaggctgtgctgaagagaaagaaacagaaccaaattatttaattaattagctgcgcgttctcctgtcctctgtcctccgggccacacacacacacacgggactgtctcagctgttattttcgttaaggagtgtgcaagtacagcatgcgcgcttcgtgcacgagcctactattgaagctgccgttacgcttttggcctgagggggcaatcgtgagcataaaaattcaaaacttccGTAAAGCCCCTTTAAGAATTCTCTTAAAATcctgactttttttttaattccCACACACCGTTTCACTTACACTTGTActtttgtggaaataaaaaaatcttgctattctttaaagagcaagtcaccccaaatgaacttatttttgctgataaactaaataaacaagtgtctaatcgtgctgcagacacgtgtcgtcaataatttggcacttcagtgcatcttagttaaaatttaaatattctgcctaaaactggcagtgttgtgccattgtcaggtaaaaactatgcactgtattttaatttaaatctaccaccgctattggctaagaggtatgctatgatgtaaactggtacattatgatctcacaatgctgtcgtgagcctgtgtgtgtgtgtatttgttagcagctctgccttctcggtctgccaggcaacagcatttgttgcatttttcaaacatgaagtgggagtggagttagactctggtaggggttgacttgctccttAAGATTAAGATCATTTAGATTGTCACCAATATTAGCTTTTAGCTACAGTTAAGTCCTGCTTCAGTTCTAAAGAGTTTGAGAAAACTCTTCATGCTTTTATCACATCCCTGTACAAGGGCATTGATCTGGCTTCACTCGTCTGCAGATGATTCAGACTACTGCAGCTTGACCTTTAATGAAACTTCACATCAGTTTTAACTTCCCTTCTCTGGCTCCTAGTTTCTTATAGAATTGATTTTAAGATTTTATTGGTGGTTTTTAAAGCTCTTAATATTGTGGCTCCTTCTTATCTTCTGGACCTTCTCCACCATCACGTTACACCCAAAAGTCAAACAACCAGCAGCTTCTGGCCGCTCCACGTCTATGGAACAGTTGACCATCCCACATCAGATCTACCCAAAGCCTGGAAGttttaaaaaccttttaaaaGCTCACTTTTTCTACGTAGCTGTTAAGTAGTAGAGCCAGACACTTTCTGTTCTTTTggcttttattattattgtgctTTTATTGTCTACTTTTGATGCCCTTGTTTTTATTCCTGTTTGTCTAGTTTTACTATTATCCTTACCTTGGTTATACAGCAATGTGGTGCAGCTGGCTGTTTTTAATTCTCCTAAGGCTGATGATTTGGCACTGATGCAAAATGGCCCTGTCTGCAGCTGGTCAATAGTAAGAGGGTAAGGGTCTTTTATAAATCCACTGACCTAATTTGTTTTTTCTCACCATGAGCCGCCCAGCAGGTCTGTATTTGACCAACTGGAGGATTTTCGTATGGCACCCTCACAGCCTGAAGACAGTCAGGTTGGTCTCTTTGTGTTCTTGCATTGAAATTGTAAACATTTTTGAACAACCATAAAATAAGAAAGTCCATATTTACCTAAATGTGTCTTGCAGGATGTGGAAGATCTCATGGACTGGTGGAACACTGTGGAATGTAAGTTATAATGTTTTTTAAACACTTGCCTTACTCCTTGTAGGTAGCTGACCTAAATGTCTGCTTTTGTTCCTTCTGGGAGGTAGaccccttctgtgtggactaccttccctttctttgtcaccatccgaccacacttctcaagtctAAATGACATTCcgatatcagtgctgtagatGCTAGTGGTGTAGATCAGTGAGTTGAtgtcttatgtttatgtttatgtttatttatttggcagacacttttatccaaagcgacttgcaaTTTATaaactatagggcatgttgtgatctgtgggggaaaccggagtacccggaggaaacccacgcatgcatgaggagaacacacaactccacgcagaaaggccgcagctgagtttcgaacctgcgaccttcacgctgcgaggcaacagtgttaacaactgtgccaccatgcagcccagtcttGCTCGCTCTTGGCGTACGTAACTTTATGTCATCCATATAAAGAAGGTGGCTGATTGTGGTGCCATTCTTGAGTTGGTATCCATAGCAAGTCTTGTTGACAATTTGGCTGAGGGGGTTCAGGCTtatgcagaacagcagtggggacaggGCGTCTCTTTTGTATATGCCACATTTGATGGAGACTTGTCCATCTGGCTTGCAATTTGCCTCAAGGGTGGTTTGCAAAAGCCCCATCAAGTTTGCAACAAAGGCTCTCAGGAGGGTCCTGTTGAAGTTGTACAGCTCCAAGCATTCAATGCTCTATCtatccacatcaccccgcttctcctccagcttcactggctgccagtcaacttcggggttcatttcaagatcctggttctggtctatagggccttacatggacaagcaccatcttacattggtgatcttcttagtccctacacccccagcaggtccctgaggtccagtgaccaaagcctactggttgtgcagcaccaggctaaagaccaaaggtgacagatcatttgctgctgtggcccccagactctggaagtctctccccctgagcctgagattagtggtctcctttaaaaagcagctgaagactcacttgttcaagctggcttttgtatgaccttcttcaccactctctctttattctgctctccccacctattccaccttcctcatgatccacagatttccctctttcctattcacactctctcttcttaacatttttttaatcacaattgcctatttttgctcattttaaatatatttttaaacattttctaaatgcttttttatatttttacattttttgcttttgtgaagcgcctcgtgatttttatcttgatatagaaattatactttcttcttcttcttcttcttcttcttcttcttcttctatgagtGCGGCATTGACTCATAGGCTTTCTTGTTATCAATCCAGGCCGTACACAGGTTGGTGCGTCGGATTTTGCAGTCTTGGGTGACTGTTTGGTCtatcagcagctggtgtttggcTCCGCTGGTATCTCTGCTGATGCCCTTCTTTCCCATGCTCATGTACATTTTTACTTTACGCCGTCTTTACAAAAATAGCATGAGGGGATCTGTATGTTGCCAGGCGCTCATGGAGTGCAGTGAGCTTCTTTAGCCAGTAGGCGTGGATCATGTCAGGCCCTGGTGCTGTCTAGTTTTTCATACCTGAGACTCTTTCTTGGATTTCTGCCACAATGATGGGTACTGGGTTCTGCTCAGGAAGGTTGCTGAGGTCTTCTCTTAGAGAAGCTAGACACTTTGCATTGCTGTTGTGTGATGCCTCTTTTTCCCAAATGCCCATCCAGTATTGTTCAGTCTCCAGTCCAGGGGGTCACCTCCGTTGTTGTTGCCCTGACATTGAGCATACTTTAGCTGGTTGGTTGGAGAAGAGCTGGTTTATTCATCAGGCTTCACTTTCTCTCTTGTACCTCTTAGGAAACTGGCCAAGGATTGGAGCTTTTGAAGTTTTCAGGTGCTTCAGGCATGGGTATTTGGCTGTGGCTACTGATTTTCTCATTGTACTATTCTGGAGCTCTGACAGgctcactgctctctgtgctgcCTTGATTTTGTCCTCCAAACTTCTTTTCTATGGTGGGTATTGTTACTCATGGTTGCTCTTGCTTTTATAGCCAAGCACCTCAAGGATCACTGCTGCTGAAGTGTACATCAGCTTAGTGATGGTGGTTGTTGGAATTGTTGTCAATGCTGCATTCAGATCTTCAATGATGTCTGATGGTATTTCACTCAGCCATTGTAGTTGGCATCGGAGTTGCCTGGTGTTCATTTAAGCCATGATCTTATCTCTGAGATCAGTTGTTGCCTTGTGCAGCATCATTTCATTTATTGGGGCTTTGCACCTAATCTCTGGATGGGGAGTTGACCTTACCTTCCCTCAGACCGTGTGTCCTGGCTCCCCCTAGCTGTAGCATTTGTGTTGTATCTCGTCATTCTAAAGTTCTGATAGCAGTTGCCCTTTGTGGGTGTTTGCACTCTGAGTTACAAGTTGTTTATATTTGAATTAATTTGTTTAAAaaacttattttttttacattgacaGCTTGGGGGGACATGCTTCAAGTTCATGACATGACTGAAAAAGAAGAAGCCAAGTAAGTGAATGTCCAACAGGTGTTAGTGTCCAGTTTTGGTTTCTACAAAAATATCTTCTCTTCATGTTTCATGTTGTatgcagacctgccaacctgtacGCATTTTGCGTAGCCAGTACGCAATTTGACATCTATTTACACTGGTACAACTCGCCCCTCTAAACTACGCAAAAAGCTGGGGATACATGAGTTGAGTTTTGTGTCAAATATGCACGTGTGGTACTCATTTCTGACAACACGACTCAGCGgcgtggtgaagaagtttaagGCAATCATTgtagaaaagcagagaaaaacCAGAGCTAACTATCCTGCCTAGCCAATAGCGTAACACCCCCGCCCCCCTCCTCCCTGCTTCGTCCTGCCCTCTGTTCCTCTCTCCCTCTGGTTCGCCACTCGCTGCTGTTCTGGTAAggtaaactctgtgtgtgtgtgtgtgggtgggtgtgtgggtgcgtgtgtgcgtgcatgcgtgcgtgtgtgggtgtgtattTTTGCCTTTATCCATTGCAGATAGACTTGGCCTGTATATAAGGAGGAATGTGATTACCATTTTTGGTCCTTTTTTTAAACACACCTTGCTgacatttcgtttgcggctgcaaacatcctcagagctgacgctaatggcggcgtcacttccttgtccgtttatccgcgggcagcagaggacacatacacaacagttagaaacagactagtacacccaaaagacaagataccagctggacttaaatgtggagtcatttacgaaatcccatgcaaactctgcaataaaacatacataggagaaaccggacgccaactcaacacacgaacaatagaacatagaaaggagtgcgagaaagaggcaagttgaaaacacacaagagcagcaaaagaagaagcagaaagtacaataaagaaattggccgtaacagatcactgcataagagaaaaccatgtaatggactgggacaacacaaggatcataaacaccgaacaacagaaatacaaaagatggataaaggaagctatagagataaggagacgtggatgtgtgaCCTTGAACAGAGACgaaggagtttactcattggatcgcgcatgggactgcatcatcagagaggggagagcgggcggcagagggcgacaacgtcctctgctgtccgcggataaatggagtaggaagtgacgccgccattagcgtcagctctgaggatgtttgcagccgcaaatgaaacgtcagctaggtaaagaaaaaccttatctgtgtttaaaaaagaaccaaaaatggagtttgaagacaaacacagcaagaacgtacaaaagaggaATGTGGTTATTTATACAGTTCAAACATGCAGCCATTTTTTTTTCGCAGCTCGTTTTGTAACTCATGCTATGGCAGAAGCAGACAGGGAGGGATTGGTTAGCAGACCTGCCAAAAAGAAGAGGGTCCATGTGTCTCAGAAGTttttgtccaaatatcaagaacagTGGCCATGCTTGCAACCCTCTAAACAACCTCACCATGCATTTTGCACAATCTGCAATTATGATGTGGCCATAAGCCACCAGGGAGCTGCAGGTAATTAGTAAATTAGCCCTGGTGATGTGTGCATATGTGCTTTAAGCCAATAATACATTATTGAGAATAGATACACCTATTgcaatttacaaaataaataatgaccattaaatacatatacatgtatttttttattaatttgcatTGAAATAATTAATGCAAGTAACTTGTATAAGCACAAATGTTATATAAGGCAACTTTAgagttttactgtttaatattaaaataaaGGATACTTTGGAGTCAGGTCAAACTGTAAAAATGTCTATAACCTTACTAGTCAAAATACAAACTatgaacaagtgtgtgtgtgtgtgtgtgtgtgtgtgtgtgtgtgtgtgtgtgtataaaatttTCCATCAAGAGAATGGGGAGATGACAGCGTGAAAAGCAATGGAGTTGCAAAAGTCCGCGAAAAAAACACTGCACAAGTGGTACTCAAAATTttttgacaaggttggcaggtctgtgtatgttaccatggagacaaatTCTGTTTTTTGGGAAGTAAAGactcaatttaccagtcgatttatgttcctaccctcgtctacggtcacaagctttgggtagcgactgaaagaacgagattgtggatacaagtggccgaaaagagttttctccgcagggtgtctgggctctcccttagagatagggtgagaggctcagtcatccgggaggggctcagagtagacccgctgcttctccacgtcgagaggagccaattgaggtggctcggacatctggttaggatgcctccatggtgagggaagacccaggacacactggagggactatgtctctcggctggccaggaacaccttgggattcccccagaggaactGGCTCaaatagctggggagagggaagtctgggcctctcggcttaggctactgcccccatgacccgtctccggataagcagaagaatatgaatggatggatggagtaaaGGCAGTTTCACAAATACCCTAAAGGCATCTCAACATTTACAGAAATTCTCTGATCTTCAGTCATATATCAGAACTTGTGCTAATGAGATTCGAGGCATCTTCCCCTCCAGGTTCCAACACAATATCTGATGAAAGGATGTTTATGCCCAGTGATGTTCAGTCAGAGGAGGCAGGGGAGGCACTGCCTCCCTAGTCATTGTGACTAATAAAATACCAATAATTATTTAATATGAAGTCAGTTTATCCAATGACTGGTTTAGTTTTCTGTATGATTTCATCATGCATATATTCAATGAATTTACCTGTTTTGTGACAATACACACACAGAAGTGAGAGGGGAAACAGACGAGCCTGCCTCCTCTCTCTCTGAGCTGCCCTGCACACACTGATTCAGGCAGAGCACATGCACCAACGCCATGAATTAAGTGTGTGCGGTGTGCTGAGCCCCATAGACACCAGTGCAAACTGCTTGTTCACACACATGCAGGGCGGGGTTGGGGAGCCGACTGGCCCGTAAGGGTGAACTAACTTAAATTTGCTCTGACTAAATGGAAGATTTATGGCTCAACACTGAAGGagtttcagtcagaacaggagatATGGGAGGATGATTTTTACAGCTTAGAGGTCATGGAGAAGTCAGGTGTTTGGACGCTATAAACACATAAAGGTAAGATAATACACGAATTTCATGTGTAATATATTACATGAATAATGAATAGATTTAAGTCAAATTAGCTctgataataaatattattttacttGCTAATGTTTTGTTGAATAGTATGAAATGTATTAAATTATAACCAAGAAATTTTAAAACACAATATTTCATTCAAgttcaaaaataaaatacaagctttCGTTTTGGGATCGTATATTTGTGAGTCTGACTCCAGAACAGTCAGTGCCTCCCCAGTCATGAAGCTCACCTCACTGTTTGTCTGCTTTCTGCTTCACTATTCCTGATCCAGTTaatctgttttttgtttttttagggTGTTTGCTGGGACAGCAGAGAAAGTGCAAAAAGGCATTCGTGTTTTCAACGAACTGTTCTCAGAGCGAGCTGAAAGTCTGTGGCAGCACGTGATTGACCTGAACGCCATTGCCGATAGCCTGGACAAGTTCAACAAAAACACAAAGATCGCTCAAATCACCGGTGGTTCCACCAGTGCCATCGGGGGCGTGGCCACCATAACTGGCCTTGCCCTGGCTCCAGTGACCATGGGAACCTCTCTGATCGTGACAGCGGTAGGTTTGGGCATGGCCACAGCTGGCGGTCTAACCTCAGCAGGCGCCGGCATCTCCAACCAGGTCAACAACTCAATGGATCGCAAGAAGGTGGAGAAGATCGTGACAGATTACCAGGAGAAGATCGCTGACCTTAACAAATGCCTGACATTCGTCAAACAGGGGATTGAGAACCTGCGCAGGTTTGACCTAATCAAGATGAAGAAAAACACCTATAACCAGGACTTCCCTGCACTCACTAGCCAATTCTACGAGGACGGAGCCATGGCAGGAAAGGCGATCCTCATCAACGCTAACGAGATCATGCGTGTAGTGCAGATCGCCAATGTGGCGGGCAGCACAGCGGCCAGAGCGGTCCAGATCGCCAGCATGGCCACCGGTGTGCTGACTGGTCTCTTTGTAGGTATGGACATTTACTTTGTGGCTAAAGATTCTAAAGAGCTCAAGAAAGGAGCAAAATCTGAGTTTGCTGCCAAAATTAGGGAGGTGGCCATGCAGCTGCACGAGGGTTTGGTGGAGCTGAACAGCATCCGAGAGGAGCTGCAGTCCACCAGAtctgaaaacaaacagaaaaccacAGATCCAGACACAGAACAGAAAGATAAAAGTGACAAACGTGACAGCTCAGATGAAGATGAAATCCTCCGCATTAAAGAAGCCATCAAAAGCAGAGACTAACTCAAACCTATCAGATTGTTCTAAAGCTTTATATGAAAATTTTAATAGAACTTTTAAGCCCTTTAAAACTTCtgtttaacattttaaaaggCTTGCAGTGTTTAGTTTTCCAGTTAAGTTTGCTTGTCTGAACGTCTTCATCTCAACATTTACACCACAGATCACATCCACATCTCTGAAGATTGTTGCAGCTCTGTGTTGTTTTCACTAATTAAATATACAGGGGTGGGGTTGATGAACCGTTTTGGTTCGGCCTGTTCGGTTCGATCCACTTGCGTACCGCTTTTTCCGTTAAATAATTAATTTTTATTTGCGTAAATTAAGTGCAGCAgataaaagttcctaggcgagtttccacgcggacgctgtattgagtgacgcatgatggctgcacTCGCCTGATCTCAGTTTTAAAAaaagtgatctgcaaattctgatcaatgcTTTTCTGAGCAGAttaaaccagctggctgtcgctgctactgtgaAGCCTGTAAAGCCGCTGAACAGAGCGTTGCTTCGCCCCTCCTTCTCTTCTCTCGCATTGTGCAGCCAcgcagcggcaaaaatgtaaacaaacacgtctgctgaactttttCCTGTGACAAtcgatgtaaagttttcatcctacaacgaAAATCACAGCGtggaggaagctcgttatttaatgagctttaaagaagaaactgggcggtgtgaggtgagtttttaaggctctctgcagaaataaaaacacggattatcaacagtcaaacacaacacttgttTGTTTGACAGTGACATTCATAGCTgcacaaataacctgtgaaataattaaagacatgTTAGATCAGCAGcatgtgatgacacctggttctgctcactataggaaaATAAATAATAGTAATATATCGAAAATTAATCGAATCgagctcttcaaaacactgaaccgaaccgaatacgattttagcataccgttacacccctagtaATTCAGTtttgaaagttttaatttattttgttgtAAATATTTTAAAAGTCTCTTCTCACGAGGATGTGCCTTATTGTGTCCTATGTTTAAGAAATGGTGTCCAAATGTGGTTTTAAACTTTCCCTTGGCTGTCAGAAAAGATTCTGATgtatgtttgttttaatttaaacaGAAGCAGCATTGAGCAGCATGTGAGATATTTTAATATGAGAAAAAGAGGCAAGATTAGGATTAATAACAATCCAGATTAGGCTGTTTCATTTCTTATAGAGTTAGTATTCCAATCAAACATATGATGTTCAGTGGAAGTTATGGAACATAACTGCTACTCTTTTTtagctttaaacatgtttaagcaTCATATTATAAATATCTTCTGACAGTTTAGACACAATTTCTTCTAATAAATCTCATCTTCTAATCAATCCAGTCACTAAACACTTTAAATTTGTATTTTCAAAACTGTATACACCTTTTCTTTCTTTCAACTGGACATTTTCTTCAGAAAACTGTCTTATATTTCCCTTTTGTTCTGTTTTCTCAGCTGTCAGCTGGTCTGTCGTCCCTTAAATAaactttgtatttatttttcttcttggTCAATCTGAGCAAAGAC
It contains:
- the apol1 gene encoding apolipoprotein L1 isoform X10 — protein: MDSLSVNKELPKSNNSLTDSNKAAVSLQNPELSASKESLPDKSSKDHSGMLGGILKKSPQLGHGHRPSQNLSESSSSDENAADSNPDIKEDFSAVSKLSGSSENLSEKTKEKGGILSDTLKIKPAKSQLQDGLSVDERSAISNDHTEMPIKSGVAAKILKNPSTTSAQKDPEYTKTLEENKKHLETKTNPVKSNMIQPERRNRSGALLIPTRQPEEETKTSAHDRAQQKTAEEKNDKNPDEMKGTPSEDHAVPVKPPEEATSNDEGLKDDEKSSSREEKKEEWREKAEENKIKKPKTLNPFMPRVKAKIIQRQAQDGAAGKPSEPPSRSVFDQLEDFRMAPSQPEDSQDVEDLMDWWNTVESWGDMLQVHDMTEKEEAKVFAGTAEKVQKGIRVFNELFSERAESLWQHVIDLNAIADSLDKFNKNTKIAQITGGSTSAIGGVATITGLALAPVTMGTSLIVTAVGLGMATAGGLTSAGAGISNQVNNSMDRKKVEKIVTDYQEKIADLNKCLTFVKQGIENLRRFDLIKMKKNTYNQDFPALTSQFYEDGAMAGKAILINANEIMRVVQIANVAGSTAARAVQIASMATGVLTGLFVGMDIYFVAKDSKELKKGAKSEFAAKIREVAMQLHEGLVELNSIREELQSTRSENKQKTTDPDTEQKDKSDKRDSSDEDEILRIKEAIKSRD
- the apol1 gene encoding apolipoprotein L1 isoform X9, whose product is MDSLSVNKELPKSNNSLTDSNKSKRGMFEGMLRKSNNPTKDGQPHAAVSLQNPELSASKESLPDKSSKDHSGMLGGILKKSPQLGHGHRPSQNLSESSSSDENAADSNPDIKEDFSAVSKLSGSSENLSEKTKDGLSVDERSAISNDHTEMPIKSGVAAKILKNPSTTSAQKDPEYTKTLEENKKHLETKTNPVKSNMIQPERRNRSGALLIPTRQPEEETKTSAHDRAQQKTAEEKNDKNPDEMKGTPSEDHAVPVKPPEEATSNDEGLKDDEKSSSREEKKEEWREKAEENKIKKPKTLNPFMPRVKAKIIQRQAQDGAAGKPSEPPSRSVFDQLEDFRMAPSQPEDSQDVEDLMDWWNTVESWGDMLQVHDMTEKEEAKVFAGTAEKVQKGIRVFNELFSERAESLWQHVIDLNAIADSLDKFNKNTKIAQITGGSTSAIGGVATITGLALAPVTMGTSLIVTAVGLGMATAGGLTSAGAGISNQVNNSMDRKKVEKIVTDYQEKIADLNKCLTFVKQGIENLRRFDLIKMKKNTYNQDFPALTSQFYEDGAMAGKAILINANEIMRVVQIANVAGSTAARAVQIASMATGVLTGLFVGMDIYFVAKDSKELKKGAKSEFAAKIREVAMQLHEGLVELNSIREELQSTRSENKQKTTDPDTEQKDKSDKRDSSDEDEILRIKEAIKSRD
- the apol1 gene encoding apolipoprotein L1 isoform X7 is translated as MLAAVSLQNPELSASKESLPDKSSKDHSGMLGGILKKSPQLGHGHRPSQNLSESSSSDENAADSNPDIKEPEGMFKKSPKPDGNKAAFQKDLSAHSDLTKSNESLPNTKESGSWLSAMFTNPFGVRAQPQEDFSAVSKLSGSSENLSEKTKEKGGILSDTLKIKPAKSQLQDGLSVDERSAISNDHTEMPIKSGVAAKILKNPSTTSAQKDPEYTKTLEENKKHLETKTNPVKSNMIQPERRNRSGALLIPTRQPEEETKTSAHDRAQQKTAEEKNDKNPDEMKGTPSEDHAVPVKPPEEATSNDEGLKDDEKSSSREEKKEEWREKAEENKIKKPKTLNPFMPRVKAKIIQRQAQDGAAGKPSEPPSRSVFDQLEDFRMAPSQPEDSQDVEDLMDWWNTVESWGDMLQVHDMTEKEEAKVFAGTAEKVQKGIRVFNELFSERAESLWQHVIDLNAIADSLDKFNKNTKIAQITGGSTSAIGGVATITGLALAPVTMGTSLIVTAVGLGMATAGGLTSAGAGISNQVNNSMDRKKVEKIVTDYQEKIADLNKCLTFVKQGIENLRRFDLIKMKKNTYNQDFPALTSQFYEDGAMAGKAILINANEIMRVVQIANVAGSTAARAVQIASMATGVLTGLFVGMDIYFVAKDSKELKKGAKSEFAAKIREVAMQLHEGLVELNSIREELQSTRSENKQKTTDPDTEQKDKSDKRDSSDEDEILRIKEAIKSRD